In one Brevibacillus composti genomic region, the following are encoded:
- a CDS encoding IS4 family transposase: MDKDTLLSSFGKWVAPLNAKIISDWTTETGEDKYVKKLTTLAYLLIFMDAQLNQRKALRDIVTEIENNEAFQKELGITSISISQLSRKNNKLSPELLQQLFVDLVAQVTRIRTPAAGRVGTVKLLDSTTMSLCLSKYKWATYRKTKAGVKLHLRVTFCDPDTVYPEKAVLTPAKPSDRTQMDALIDETGATYVFDRGYVDYEKYDQYCWDGVFFVTRLKDNAIVEVMDEFPTAEGSVMTRDRMVKIGKGAKQMKHVLRLIETVDLKGNPIRIITNRFDLTAEEIGDLYRNRWKIETFFRWLKQHLKLTRFYGEDENAVWNQILICLISYCLLLLMKLELSTTKSLLDLSRLLKSNLTKSWEVFKAAVFRKPARTSKGRQKVVKS; this comes from the coding sequence ATGGACAAGGATACACTACTTTCGTCATTTGGTAAATGGGTTGCACCCTTAAATGCAAAAATAATTTCCGACTGGACCACAGAAACCGGCGAAGACAAGTATGTGAAGAAGCTTACCACTCTAGCGTACCTTCTCATCTTCATGGACGCTCAGCTGAATCAGCGCAAGGCTTTGCGGGACATTGTCACCGAAATTGAGAATAACGAAGCCTTCCAGAAAGAACTCGGCATCACCTCCATCAGTATTTCGCAGCTTTCCAGGAAGAACAACAAGCTGTCGCCGGAACTTTTACAGCAGCTATTTGTCGATCTGGTCGCTCAGGTCACTCGCATTCGCACGCCTGCCGCTGGGCGAGTCGGTACGGTTAAACTGCTGGATTCCACGACCATGAGTCTGTGTCTTAGCAAGTACAAGTGGGCAACGTACCGGAAAACGAAAGCCGGCGTGAAACTCCACTTACGCGTGACCTTCTGTGATCCGGATACGGTCTATCCGGAGAAGGCCGTGCTCACTCCGGCCAAGCCGTCAGATCGCACCCAAATGGATGCGCTCATCGATGAAACCGGCGCTACTTATGTATTTGACCGCGGCTACGTGGACTACGAGAAATACGACCAGTACTGCTGGGATGGAGTCTTCTTCGTTACTCGGTTGAAAGACAATGCTATTGTCGAAGTGATGGATGAATTTCCAACAGCGGAAGGCTCGGTCATGACTCGGGATCGCATGGTGAAGATCGGCAAAGGGGCCAAACAGATGAAGCATGTTCTTCGCCTCATCGAAACCGTCGATTTAAAAGGAAATCCCATCCGAATCATAACGAACCGATTCGATCTGACCGCTGAAGAAATCGGCGACTTGTACCGCAATCGCTGGAAGATTGAAACCTTCTTCCGATGGTTGAAGCAGCATCTGAAGTTGACGCGATTCTACGGTGAAGATGAAAACGCCGTATGGAACCAGATCCTGATTTGCCTGATTAGTTACTGCCTTCTGCTCCTGATGAAACTGGAGCTCTCGACAACTAAGTCGCTGCTTGATCTAAGCCGACTACTAAAATCGAATCTCACCAAGTCGTGGGAAGTTTTTAAAGCGGCTGTATTTCGAAAACCAGCACGCACTTCGAAAGGTCGGCAGAAGGTCGTAAAGAGCTAA
- a CDS encoding DUF3888 domain-containing protein yields the protein MKKFLFIPLIFTFLPSPKPALAEKESDCDLMYRAFIEAMLDKMGNAVVKHGTNRLWNRGTEEILEVKRLNPRDLTRFTVTIRVKTFEGAHNPPYAFETMTIKLPEGDVIHYNIKWLEPKK from the coding sequence ATGAAAAAGTTTTTATTCATTCCCTTGATATTTACCTTCCTACCTTCTCCTAAACCTGCACTCGCTGAAAAGGAATCTGATTGCGACCTCATGTATCGTGCCTTTATTGAAGCCATGCTAGACAAGATGGGAAATGCTGTTGTTAAGCATGGAACGAACCGATTATGGAATAGAGGAACGGAAGAAATATTGGAAGTAAAAAGACTTAATCCAAGAGATCTTACCCGTTTTACCGTAACCATTCGTGTGAAAACATTCGAAGGGGCTCACAACCCTCCTTATGCCTTTGAAACAATGACCATTAAGCTACCCGAGGGAGATGTAATTCACTACAACATCAAGTGGCTTGAGCCAAAAAAATGA
- the yhbH gene encoding sporulation protein YhbH — MEDSIPFVVSREDWSLHRKGYQDQNRHQEKVKEAIKKNLPDLVSEEAIIMSNGRDVIKIPIRSLDEYRLRYNFQKGKHGGQGKGDTKVGDVIAKDGDPAQGAGKGQGAGDQPGVDYFEAEISVEELEEMLFAELELPNLQRKDEDQIVIEETRFNDVRKKGLMGNIDKKRTLIAAIRRNALAGYSDLELGITDDDLRFKTWEEIIKPHSNAVIIAMMDTSGSMGVFEKYIARSFFFWMVRFLRTKYEKVEIVFIAHHTDAKEVPEEVFFSKGESGGTICSSAYKKALEIIDSRYPTAQYNIYPFHFSDGDNLTSDNERCVKLVKELMDRCNMFGYGEVNQYNRHSTLMSAYRHIKDPKFMYSVIREKGEVYKALRTFFGKKEVVG; from the coding sequence ATGGAGGATTCGATACCGTTTGTTGTCTCCCGGGAAGACTGGTCGCTGCACCGCAAAGGGTACCAGGACCAAAACCGCCATCAGGAAAAGGTGAAGGAAGCGATCAAGAAAAATCTGCCCGATCTGGTCAGCGAGGAAGCCATCATCATGTCAAACGGGCGTGACGTGATCAAAATCCCGATTCGTTCGCTGGACGAATACCGGCTGCGCTACAATTTTCAAAAAGGGAAGCATGGCGGGCAGGGCAAAGGTGACACCAAGGTCGGGGATGTCATCGCCAAAGACGGCGATCCCGCCCAAGGGGCCGGAAAAGGCCAAGGTGCAGGCGACCAGCCGGGCGTGGACTATTTCGAGGCGGAAATCAGCGTCGAAGAGCTGGAGGAGATGCTGTTCGCCGAACTGGAGCTGCCGAATCTCCAGCGCAAGGACGAGGATCAGATCGTCATCGAAGAGACGCGCTTTAACGATGTGCGCAAAAAGGGCCTGATGGGCAATATCGATAAAAAACGAACCCTGATCGCCGCGATTCGCCGCAATGCGCTGGCCGGGTACAGCGATCTGGAGCTGGGCATCACCGACGACGATCTGCGGTTCAAGACCTGGGAGGAGATTATCAAGCCTCACTCCAATGCCGTGATTATCGCGATGATGGACACCTCGGGCAGTATGGGTGTCTTTGAGAAATACATCGCCCGCAGCTTTTTCTTCTGGATGGTGCGCTTCCTGCGGACCAAGTACGAAAAGGTGGAGATCGTCTTCATCGCCCACCATACCGACGCCAAGGAAGTGCCGGAAGAAGTCTTCTTCTCCAAAGGGGAAAGCGGGGGGACGATCTGTTCCTCCGCCTATAAAAAAGCGCTGGAGATCATCGACAGCCGGTACCCGACGGCGCAGTACAACATCTACCCGTTTCACTTTTCCGACGGCGACAATCTCACCTCGGACAACGAACGCTGCGTCAAGCTGGTGAAGGAATTGATGGACCGGTGTAATATGTTTGGGTATGGGGAAGTCAATCAGTATAACCGGCACTCTACCCTCATGTCCGCCTACCGCCACATCAAGGACCCGAAATTCATGTACAGCGTGATTCGGGAAAAGGGCGAGGTATACAAGGCGCTGAGGACGTTTTTTGGGAAGAAAGAAGTTGTGGGATGA
- a CDS encoding PrkA family serine protein kinase, translating into MDILKRIAEHRAREEKLMWKGTFAEYLEMVRKNPQIAQTAHSRVYNMIKGAGIEENEDGSRSYRFFSREIFGLDRAIERLVEEYFHSAARRLDVRKRILLLMGPVSGGKSTIVTMLKKGLEEYSRTDEGAVYALDGCPMQEEPLHLIPRELRPEIEEELGVKIEGELTPYNRMRLETEFGGRIEDFPVRRILFSEANRVGIGTFSPSDPKSQDIADLTGSIDFSTITKYGSESDPRAYRFDGELNKANRGLMEFQEMLKCDEKFLWHLLSLTQEGNFKAGRFALISADELIVAHTNESEYKAFIANKKNEALQSRIIVMPIPYNLRVSDEEKIYAKLIKQSDLGHVHIAPHALRSAAIFSILTRLKESKKQGADLLKKMRLYDGESVEGFKGSDLDELRNEHGDEGMSGIDPRYVINRISSALIRRDTECINALDILRGLKEGFDQHPSISKEQRERYLNFISMARKEYDELAKKEVQKAFVYSYEESAKTLMDNYLDNVEAYANMNKLRDPVTGEELDPDERLMRSIEEQIGISENAKRAFREEILIRISAYARKGKRFDYSTHDRLREAIEKKLFADLKDVVKITTSNKTPDEHQLKKINEVTRRLIEEHHYCPVCANELLRYVGSLLNR; encoded by the coding sequence ATGGACATCTTAAAGCGCATCGCAGAGCACCGGGCCCGTGAAGAAAAATTGATGTGGAAGGGCACATTTGCCGAATACCTGGAAATGGTTCGCAAAAATCCGCAGATCGCCCAGACTGCTCACTCGCGCGTCTATAACATGATCAAAGGTGCAGGAATAGAGGAAAACGAGGATGGCAGCCGCTCGTATCGTTTTTTTAGCCGGGAAATTTTTGGTCTGGACCGCGCCATTGAACGACTGGTGGAGGAGTATTTTCATTCAGCCGCCCGCAGGCTCGATGTCCGCAAGCGGATTTTGTTATTGATGGGTCCGGTCAGCGGGGGGAAATCCACGATTGTGACCATGCTGAAAAAGGGGCTGGAGGAGTATTCCCGCACGGATGAAGGAGCGGTCTATGCCCTGGATGGCTGCCCGATGCAGGAGGAACCGCTGCATCTGATTCCGCGTGAGCTCCGGCCTGAAATCGAAGAGGAGCTGGGGGTCAAGATCGAAGGCGAGCTGACGCCCTATAACCGGATGCGGCTGGAGACCGAATTCGGCGGGCGCATCGAGGATTTTCCGGTCAGGCGGATTCTCTTCTCCGAGGCAAACCGGGTGGGTATCGGCACCTTCAGTCCATCCGATCCGAAATCCCAGGATATTGCCGATCTGACGGGAAGCATCGATTTTTCCACGATCACCAAATACGGCTCCGAATCGGACCCGCGCGCCTATCGCTTCGACGGCGAACTGAACAAGGCCAACCGCGGGCTGATGGAGTTCCAGGAAATGCTCAAATGCGATGAAAAATTCCTCTGGCATCTGCTTTCGCTGACGCAGGAGGGCAACTTCAAAGCAGGCCGTTTCGCGCTGATTTCGGCGGATGAACTGATTGTCGCCCATACGAATGAATCCGAGTATAAGGCCTTTATCGCCAATAAAAAGAACGAAGCGCTGCAATCCCGGATCATCGTCATGCCGATCCCCTACAATCTCCGGGTCAGCGACGAAGAGAAAATCTACGCCAAGCTGATCAAGCAGTCCGATCTGGGCCATGTCCACATCGCTCCCCACGCGCTGCGGTCCGCCGCGATTTTCTCGATATTGACCAGATTGAAGGAATCCAAAAAGCAAGGGGCCGACCTCTTGAAAAAGATGCGCCTCTACGACGGGGAGTCGGTGGAAGGCTTCAAGGGCTCCGATCTGGATGAGCTGCGAAACGAGCATGGGGATGAAGGCATGTCCGGCATCGATCCCCGCTATGTGATCAACCGGATCTCTAGCGCCCTGATCCGCCGCGATACCGAGTGCATCAATGCCCTGGACATCCTGCGCGGACTGAAGGAAGGCTTCGACCAGCATCCATCGATCTCCAAGGAGCAGCGGGAGCGCTACCTCAACTTCATCTCCATGGCCCGCAAGGAGTACGATGAGCTGGCCAAGAAGGAAGTTCAGAAGGCCTTTGTCTACAGCTATGAGGAGTCGGCCAAAACGCTGATGGATAACTACCTGGACAACGTCGAGGCCTATGCCAATATGAACAAGCTGCGCGACCCGGTCACCGGCGAGGAGCTGGATCCGGATGAGCGCCTGATGCGCTCCATCGAGGAGCAGATCGGCATTTCCGAGAATGCCAAGCGGGCGTTCCGCGAAGAAATCCTGATTCGCATCTCTGCTTATGCCCGCAAAGGGAAACGCTTCGACTACAGCACGCATGACCGGCTGCGCGAAGCCATCGAGAAAAAGCTGTTTGCCGATCTGAAGGATGTCGTCAAAATCACCACCTCGAACAAGACGCCGGATGAGCATCAGTTGAAAAAGATCAATGAAGTGACCCGCCGCTTGATTGAGGAGCATCACTACTGCCCGGTTTGTGCCAACGAGCTGCTGCGGTACGTGGGAAGTCTGTTGAATCGGTAA